In Bacteroidota bacterium, the genomic window AAACTGAAAAAAGTTGGGATGGTTTATTAGAGGTATTGCCAGATCCAACCTATATAATTACTCCTGTAGGTCGTATTGTTGAAGTTAATAAGGAAGCCATCAATCGATTGGGCTATTCTCGTCAAGAATTTTTACAAAAGAATATATTTGATTTAGCATTGCCTGAAATAGCAAAAACATTTCCAGTTAAAATCAAAGAGATTGTCGAGAAAAAGTCTGTTCAATTTGAATCAATTCATTTTAGTAAGAAAGGAGAAAGTATTCCTGTTGATGTAAATGCGCGTTTAATTACTATTAATGGGAAGCAAGCTATTATTGCCATTACCCGAGATATTAGTAAATTAAAACAAACCGAACGCATTCTAAAAGAGAGTGAACAACGTTATAAAAGTATTTTTGGAACAAACTCCTATGCAATTATCATTTTGGATAAGCAAGGTGTGCTTATAGAATCAAATGATTTTGCCTGTCAATTATACCAATACAATAGGGACGAATTCTCAAGTATTGATTTAGAATCTATTAGTGCTGAAAATAGTTATGAGCAAATTTTACCAAAGTTTGAAGAATGCCTGCTCAAAGGAAAACAGTGTTTGCTTGAAGCTATAGAAGTTAAAAAGGATGGGAGTGAATTTTATGCTGAAATGGCTTTTTCTCAAATTAATATTAAGGGAGAAGCCCAT contains:
- a CDS encoding PAS domain S-box protein, whose product is MAKKQSEHRENPKEETHQKSLKKTEKSWDGLLEVLPDPTYIITPVGRIVEVNKEAINRLGYSRQEFLQKNIFDLALPEIAKTFPVKIKEIVEKKSVQFESIHFSKKGESIPVDVNARLITINGKQAIIAITRDISKLKQTERILKESEQRYKSIFGTNSYAIIILDKQGVLIESNDFACQLYQYNRDEFSSIDLESISAENSYEQILPKFEECLLKGKQCLLEAIEVKKDGSEFYAEMAFSQINIKGEAHVLVIITDISERKKTETALIESENLKSLLLESSSEMFTYYDDKLNIVYTNSKSEIISKKSNGELTSTKCHEIFYDNSKPCKECHVYEAIKTGVYQELANKTIGDRDYNFRAYPIKNKKNNVIGVAEFGLDVTAERKAKEKLEKSEAKFRTLSNATFESILITSSGILIETNQTAAEMFDYSINELRNKEITS